Genomic window (Candidatus Paceibacterota bacterium):
CAAGCACTTTTTCACCTATTTATGCATTTTTCTTCACGAGGCTAAGGATTGAGGACGACTGGTGGCAGGGTCTTGGGGCGGCGGGGCCTACCAAGGACCGGGACCAAGGTCGGCGGGGCGGTAGAACACCGTCCACCCCCCAGCCGCAGACCCGACGTCAATGGTCGTCCGGTATCCAGTCAAACTGAATTTGCGCCAGAGAACACTGCCGTCCTCGTAGAGGAAGTTCCCCCCGACGGAGATGCCGCCGGTATTGCGATGGTTTGCAAAGGGGAAGCTCGTGCTGGTCACGCCTGTGGAGCCAAACCACGTGAGGTTGGGGGCTCTGCCGGTCCCTTGGATCTTGTCAATCATGACCGGCGCCTTGCGATAAGGGCCGCCGAGCTTCTTCCGGTACACCCATTCACCCAGCCCGTCGGAGTTATAGTCGGGCCAGGCCACCGGATGGTTGTCTCGCCCGGGCAGATACTGGTAGCCGATCAAGTTGACCCGGTCCGCCTCCGATTCCACGGCGCGGTGCCACTCGTCAGTGGGGCAGTAGATCACGTCTTGCTTGGCTCGTCGCACAGTGGTTGTGCCGCGGCGGTTTTGGTAAAGGTAAGCGGGGTAGAAGTTGGTATTAAGCGCCATCGCCATCCAGGCAAATCCGCTGGCACCGTCAGTAGTGGGGTTGGCCGGGAAGTGCTCGCGGTTGTCCCCGGCATACATGGTGACGGCCACGCCCCATTGCTTCAGGTTGCTGGTGCACTGTATCTTTACTGCCTTGTCCTTCGCCTTCGCCAGTGCCGGCAACAGCAGCGCGGCTAGAATGGCAATGATCGCAATCACTACCAGCAGTTCAATGAGGGTAAAACCCGTCCCCGGTCGCCTGCCGTGGACGACACGTCTGCCCGAATCGGCAGCCGACAGGGTAATCACCATGGGGCAGCTCTCCACGTATTCGATTGGATTTGTTCGCGCAGTTCGCCTTGGAATCCGGGATGTTCAGCGACCCAGTCTGGTTCTTGGTAAAGCCCGAGGTTGGGACGCAAATGCCAGGAGTAGTAGTAATTGCCCGCGTAAAGGACCACGAATAGCGCCGTGGCCGCGCTGACGCGCAAGGCAACTCGGGCCAAGCGCGCGCTGACACCCGGAAACGCCGGCAGCAAGGCCCAGATGGAGCCAATCAACATGCCCAAACAGTGTGCCATGGTCAGAAGCTCTCCGGTGCTCTCCCGGTAGTGAACCGAGAGCTGCACCACCAGCTCAAAGAGCAGAAGCTGGACGACTGCGAGAAGGATGACGCGTTTGACTACGTTTCGCATGCGTTCCCTCCCGTCGCCCGAGTCTCAGGATTCATCGTTTGCATACGACAAGCCAGCCACTACGCCGGCTCTAAAGTCATTGGCCTTTGTTGGCAGTCGCGAAGAGGCGCCGGGGCGCACTCGGCCTCCGCATCGTCCGCCGCCACCATAGGCCGAAGCCCTGCGCAGTCAAGCGGGAAGGTGACTGACGCAACCACCGCCGCACTTGTCATTGGGAGCGGCCCTGTTAAAACTCAGGCATGAAGATCAGCAAGCATTTGATCGTGTTGGCGGCCGTGTCGCAATTGGCCCTCGCAGGGTGCACGAAGGCAGCCGATGGCGTTGTCTATCAAGGCAAAGCGGGAGCAGGGCAGGGGCGGCATATTGTCTTTCTGGCGGGCGACGAGGAGTATCGCACGGAGGAAGGGCTGCCGATGTTGGCGAAGATCCTGGCGGTGCGGCACGGATTCAAGTGCACCGTCCTGTTCTCCATTAACCCTGCGGACGGCACGATTGACCCGCTCACGTTGACCAACATCCCGGGCATGGCGGCACTCGGCTCCGCCGACCTGTGCGTCATGGGCCTGCGCTTCCGCGAACTCCCTGATGCGCAGATGAAGCACTTCGTGGATTACCTCAATGCCGGCAAGCCAATCATCGCCTTGCGCACCAGCACCCATGCATTCAAATACGACCACAACAAGACCAGTCCATACGCCAAGTTCGACTGGCACAGCACGGCTTGGACAGGCGGCTTTGGCCAGCAGGTGCTCGGCGAAACCTGGGTGAACCACCACGGCAACCACGGCAAGGAGAGCACGCGCGGGGTAATCAACGAGGCGCTCAAGGATCATCCAATCCTGCGAGGGGTGACCGACATCTGGGGGCCAACCGATGTCTATACTGTCACCCACTTGCCCCCGGGCGCCAATGTGCTCGTCTGGGGCCAGGTCTTGTCAGGCATGAAACCTGCGGACCCGCCGGTCGAAGGTCCCAAAAACAACCCGATGATGCCACTCGCCTGGGTGCGCGATTATGTCGGGGAGCAGGGCAAAACCTCGAAAGTGTTCACCACCACAATGGGTGCGGCGGTAGACCTCGAAAGTGAAGGACTGCGCCGGCTCCTGGTTAATGCTGCCTACTGGGCGGTAGGGCTGGAAGAGCAAATCCCCGCCAGCGCCAACGTCGCTTATGTCGGCGAATACAAACCCGGCTGGTTTGGATTTGGCAAGTTCAGGCCCGGGTTGAAGCCCGCAGACCTCGCACTGCCGCGTTAGATCAGAGGGTTGCGGACAGTTTAGGCGACCTCCTGCCTCTCAAGGGAGTCACACCGTATACACACCGTATCCTCTCCGTATCCACACCGTGGATACAGCCTTGACACCTTCCCGGGGGCCCTCTTACATAAGTCTCTGGAAAGGATGAAGATAACGCAATTCGCCAACGAATCAGCCAAACTCGCGTGGTAAGAAGCCGCGAACCGGGAGCCTGCCGGTCAAACCGGGGATCGGTGGAGGGTTGGCGTGCTTCCCGGCCTACTCCGGTTTCGGGTCGCGCGCCATCAAGTCCCGCACCGCCCGGGTGACGTTCTTTCCCTCGTAGAGCATCGCGTAAACCTCGTCAATGACCGGGGTGATAACCCCATGCTTGCGGGAAAGTTGAAAAGCCGAGCGGGCCGTCGGGTAGCCCTCGGCCACGGTCAGCAGGCTGGCTGCGATCCTCGCCGGCTTTTCCCCCCGGCCAACCCGCTCCCCAAAGCCGCGATTGCGGCTGTGCTTCGAGAAGCAGGTCACCATCAAGTCGCCCAGCCCGCTCAGGCCGGTAAATGTCCCGCCGACCGCGCCGCAGGCCTCGCCGAGGCGGCGGATTTCCACAATCGCTCGCGTCACGAGCGCAGCCTTTGAATTGTCGCCAAAGCCCAGCCCATCACCCACGCCGGCGGCAATGGCAATGACATTCTTCAACGAACCGCCCAGCTCAACGCCGAGCAGGTCCGTGCTCGTGTAGACCCGAAACGCGGGCCGACTAAACAACTGCTGCACCTGCGCGGCCGTAGTTGCATCCCGGCTCGCCGCCACAATGGCCGTGGGGATATCGCGCGCGACCTCGACCGCAAAAGTCGGTCCGGACAATGCCGCACATTTGGCGCCAGGGGCGTTTTCCGACAGCACCCCGCACATCGTCAAGCCGGTGTCGTATTCAATGCCCTTGGTAACGCTGACGATCAACTTCGTGTACGCAGCCAAATGGCGTGTCACCTCACGGAAAGGTTGGGACGGGACAGCCACCACGATGCACTCCGCCGTCTCGATGGCCCGCGGCAGGTCGCTCTCCAAAACCACCTCGCGCGGCACCTCGACACCGGGCAGAAACCGCTCGTTGCGCCCGGTTCGGCGGATCTCCTCCAGCCACTCAGTGCTGTGCCCCCAAAGTGTGACGCCATTGCCGCCCTGATGCAGCAGACGCGCCAAAGCTGTGCCCCACGCCCCGGCACCCAACACGGTGACTCTCATGCGGTGGCTTTGGGTGAGTCTGGCGGAGCGGCCCTTTTGCCGCCAATACGGTTCTCGGTGCCGTTCAACAGTCGCTGGATATTGGCCTTGTGCTTGTAGATCGCCAGGGCGGCCAACGCGGATAGCACGAGGACGATCGTGCGGCTTTCCCCCAGTAGCCATGCGCAGAAGGGCAGGGCAGCGGCAGCGCAAATCGAGGCGAGCGAAACGTAGCGGCTAAAGGCAAAGACCACGATCCAGATGGCGAGAATGATCAGCAACGCCACCGGCACCAGCCCGGCCAGGACGCCGGCAGAGGTGGCAATGCCCTTGCCGCCTTTGAAATGGAGCCAGCAGGTGAAGTTGTGGCCGATTATTGCCGCGGCACCCGCGGCGAGGGAAAACCATTCCTCGGCTGCCGGGCCGGCTTGCGGATACAGCCAATCCGATACCAATTTCGCTACCACAAACACCGCCAGCCAGCCCTTGGCCGCATCGGCCAGCAGAACGAAGATACCCGCCTGGGTGCCGAGGATGCGGAACACGTTAGTCGCTCCAATATTGCCGCTGCCCACCGTGCGGATATCCACACCGCGCGCTTTCGCCACCAGGAAGCCCGTCGGAATCGAGCCCAGCAGGTAGGCGATCAAGACCGTCAGCATATAACCAGCAATCGGCATCCCGACACTCTATTCGTCCCGCCTCCAAACTTCCAAGCGCAAACCTCGTGTCCCCCTGTCAGCCCGCGAAGCAATGGCCGCGACGGTCGAGTGTCAGTTGTTCATTGTCACCGGGCAGGGGTCAATGGCACAATGGCCGCGATGAGCATGGAAGTCGGCCAGCAAGAATCAGGCAAAGTCAAAGTCTCCGTCCTCGGAGCTGGTTCCCTGGGTAAAGAGCATGTGCGCATTTACGCCGAACTGGCGGCTGGGGGCCAAATCCAGTTTGTCGGAGTTTATGACACCATGGCCGAAACGGCGCAACGATTTGCCCAGAAATACCGGGTGCGCGCGTTTGCGTCGCTGGACGAAGCCGCCGCCGCCTGCGATGCCGTGAGCATTGTCACACCCACGACCACCCATTTCGAGCTGGCGAAAGCCATGCTCCACCAGGGCCGGCACGTGCTGGTGGAAAAGCCGATGACCAGCAACGCGGCGCAGGCCACCGAACTGGTCCAATTGGCGCGCCAGAAGAACTGCGTCCTGCAGGTGGGCCATGTCGAGCGCTTCAATCCCGTCTTCAATTATCTCCAGACGGTGGCCACCGACCCGCGCTTCATCGAAGCGCACCGGCTCTCGCCCTATCCGGCCCGGAGCACCGATATCGGCGTCGTGCTCGACTTGATGATCCACGACCTGGACGTGGTGCTGGCGTTCGTCAAGTCTCCGGTCCAGAGCGTGGACGCGGTGGGCATCCCGGTGTTGAGCAAGTCTGAGGACATCGCCAACGCGCGCCTGCGCTTTGCCAATGGCTGTGTTGCCAACCTGACCGCGAGCCGCGTCAGCCCCGAAAGGATGCGCAAGATTCGTGTGTTCAGCGGGGGCGCCATAACCAGTTACATCTCTCTCGATTACCGCGCGCAGGAAGGATTCATCTACCGCATCGCGCGGCAGGACGAGGAGAAAAGCTCGTTATTCAAAAAACTGGTCCACGCCAAGGACTCAACGATCGTTAGCGAGTTCGGCGGTCGCAAGATCGTGCGTGAGCCGGTGCCGATTGCGAAAGAGGAGCCGCTCAGGCTGGAGCTCCAGGACTTCATCCGATGTGTGCAGGCGCATCGCACGCCGATGGTCAGCGGGGAATCAGCGAAACGGGCGCTGGACCTGGCATTTGAAATCACCCGCCAAATCCAGACGGCGGGCTTCAGTGCGGAGCCGCCAGTGGGTTAGC
Coding sequences:
- a CDS encoding ThuA domain-containing protein; this encodes MKISKHLIVLAAVSQLALAGCTKAADGVVYQGKAGAGQGRHIVFLAGDEEYRTEEGLPMLAKILAVRHGFKCTVLFSINPADGTIDPLTLTNIPGMAALGSADLCVMGLRFRELPDAQMKHFVDYLNAGKPIIALRTSTHAFKYDHNKTSPYAKFDWHSTAWTGGFGQQVLGETWVNHHGNHGKESTRGVINEALKDHPILRGVTDIWGPTDVYTVTHLPPGANVLVWGQVLSGMKPADPPVEGPKNNPMMPLAWVRDYVGEQGKTSKVFTTTMGAAVDLESEGLRRLLVNAAYWAVGLEEQIPASANVAYVGEYKPGWFGFGKFRPGLKPADLALPR
- a CDS encoding Gfo/Idh/MocA family oxidoreductase, with the protein product MSMEVGQQESGKVKVSVLGAGSLGKEHVRIYAELAAGGQIQFVGVYDTMAETAQRFAQKYRVRAFASLDEAAAACDAVSIVTPTTTHFELAKAMLHQGRHVLVEKPMTSNAAQATELVQLARQKNCVLQVGHVERFNPVFNYLQTVATDPRFIEAHRLSPYPARSTDIGVVLDLMIHDLDVVLAFVKSPVQSVDAVGIPVLSKSEDIANARLRFANGCVANLTASRVSPERMRKIRVFSGGAITSYISLDYRAQEGFIYRIARQDEEKSSLFKKLVHAKDSTIVSEFGGRKIVREPVPIAKEEPLRLELQDFIRCVQAHRTPMVSGESAKRALDLAFEITRQIQTAGFSAEPPVG
- a CDS encoding NAD(P)H-dependent glycerol-3-phosphate dehydrogenase, with amino-acid sequence MRVTVLGAGAWGTALARLLHQGGNGVTLWGHSTEWLEEIRRTGRNERFLPGVEVPREVVLESDLPRAIETAECIVVAVPSQPFREVTRHLAAYTKLIVSVTKGIEYDTGLTMCGVLSENAPGAKCAALSGPTFAVEVARDIPTAIVAASRDATTAAQVQQLFSRPAFRVYTSTDLLGVELGGSLKNVIAIAAGVGDGLGFGDNSKAALVTRAIVEIRRLGEACGAVGGTFTGLSGLGDLMVTCFSKHSRNRGFGERVGRGEKPARIAASLLTVAEGYPTARSAFQLSRKHGVITPVIDEVYAMLYEGKNVTRAVRDLMARDPKPE
- a CDS encoding prepilin-type N-terminal cleavage/methylation domain-containing protein; its protein translation is MVITLSAADSGRRVVHGRRPGTGFTLIELLVVIAIIAILAALLLPALAKAKDKAVKIQCTSNLKQWGVAVTMYAGDNREHFPANPTTDGASGFAWMAMALNTNFYPAYLYQNRRGTTTVRRAKQDVIYCPTDEWHRAVESEADRVNLIGYQYLPGRDNHPVAWPDYNSDGLGEWVYRKKLGGPYRKAPVMIDKIQGTGRAPNLTWFGSTGVTSTSFPFANHRNTGGISVGGNFLYEDGSVLWRKFSLTGYRTTIDVGSAAGGWTVFYRPADLGPGPW
- the plsY gene encoding glycerol-3-phosphate 1-O-acyltransferase PlsY — translated: MLTVLIAYLLGSIPTGFLVAKARGVDIRTVGSGNIGATNVFRILGTQAGIFVLLADAAKGWLAVFVVAKLVSDWLYPQAGPAAEEWFSLAAGAAAIIGHNFTCWLHFKGGKGIATSAGVLAGLVPVALLIILAIWIVVFAFSRYVSLASICAAAALPFCAWLLGESRTIVLVLSALAALAIYKHKANIQRLLNGTENRIGGKRAAPPDSPKATA